In Penaeus monodon isolate SGIC_2016 chromosome 7, NSTDA_Pmon_1, whole genome shotgun sequence, the following are encoded in one genomic region:
- the LOC119575657 gene encoding histone-lysine N-methyltransferase PRDM9-like yields the protein MVKKVQMQSCIPRQRREKVEIMEEGNEYLMKLKVFYIKTEDDTNISDTSTFFDETKNIGGKINVNDFDLKVKDENTHCINDASKVFIKLENDIDIKDECSYDEETECFDDTATESDFIHDGVKETTTKDPLLLVPFVIEEYRKIQSTNSDQMVQRRTKNATANKVVQKKDKPFHCDVCNKDFSRKDKIQTHMKLHTKENLYTCEVCNKQFTLKDSLAKHFIVHSNEKPFSCG from the exons ATGGTGAAGAAAGTTCAGATGCAGAGCTGCATTCCaagacagagaagggaaaaggtggaaattatggaagaaggaaatgagTATTTAA TGAAATTAAAAGTGTTCTATATTAAAACTGAAGATGACACAAACATCAGTGACACAAGTACATTTTttgatgaaacaaaaaatataggtggtaaaataaatgttaatgacTTTGATTTAAAAGTGAAAGATGAGAATACTCATTGCATTAATGATGCAAGTAAGGTCTTTATTAAGCTTGAAAATGACATTGATATTAAGGATGAGTGTTCATATGATGAAGAAACTGAATGTTTTGATGACACAGCAACTGAAAGTGATTTTATACATGATGGTGTGAAGGAAACTACAACTAAAGATCCATTGTTATTAGTACCATTTGTTATTGAGGAATATAGGAAAATTCAGTCTACAAATAGTGATCAGATGGTGCAGAGAAGAACAAAGAATGCAACTGCAAACAAAGTAGTACAAAAGAAAGATAAGCCATTTCACTGTGATGTATGCAACAAAGATTTCTCAAGGAAAGATAAAATCCAGACACACATGAAGTTGCACACAAAAGAGAATCTCTATACCTGTGAGGTGTGTAACAAGCAGTTTACACTGAAAGATTCTCTTGCAAAACATTTCATAGTTCATTCTAATGAGAAACCATTTAGCTGTGGATAG